One Hydrogenophaga crassostreae genomic region harbors:
- a CDS encoding aconitate hydratase — translation MAPKSFAHPFAKTVKPFKTASGKSGRLYSLPALAKQFPNVKRLPHSLRIVLESVVRHCDGEKVTEAHVAQLANWKPKAKRSAEVPFTVARVVLQDFTGVPLLADLAAMRSTAERLGQDAKKIEPLVPVDLVVDHSIMIDYFGQKNAIDLNMKLEFQRNQERYEFLKWGMQAFDTFGVVPPGFGIVHQVNLEYLARGVHMKGGLYYPDTLVGTDSHTTMINGIGVVAWGVGGIEAEAAMLGQPVYILTPDVVGFEMTGQLREGVTATDLVLTVTEILRQHKVVGKFVEFFGEGTASLALPDRATIANMAPEYGATMGFFPVDERTLDYFRGTGRSKAEIEAFEAYFRAQGMFGVPKAGEIDYSQVVKLDLGKVTPSLAGPKRPQDRIELGQVADQFRSLFSKPNAENGFNQDAEHLSLRVPVSPGGGHSAVGKPADTPAGASRSVAEMVSNRPVLAAKSKHAGRSLTVGHGDVLIAAITSCTNTSNPSVLLAAGLLAKKAVEAGLKVEPHIKTSLAPGSRIVTEYLTETGLLPYLEKLGFALAGYGCTTCIGNAGDLTPELNQAINDNQLVCSAVLSGNRNFEARIHPNIKANFLASPPLVVAYAIAGTVLTDLMTDPVGVGKGGKPVYLGDIWPSSDEIHALLKYAMKGKAYRSNYELVKSEPGKLWGKIKGVSGNAYTWPDSTYIAEPPFFDGFAVAEPAAEKPAVLGAGVMALFGDSITTDHISPAGSIKESSPAGEWLKSRGVMKADFNSYGARRGNHDVMMRGTFANVRIKNLMLPAGPDGSREEGGFTLFEGKGAKVAIFDAAQRYMAAGRPTVVFAGEEYGTGSSRDWAAKGTQLLGIRAVIARSFERIHRSNLVGMGVLPLQFKAGESWETLGLKGDESVDVFPHPKLLPQSKAKLVITRANGETVETTVTLRIDTPVEVSYYQAGGILPYVLRQLLSA, via the coding sequence ATGGCCCCCAAGTCGTTCGCCCACCCTTTTGCCAAAACCGTCAAGCCGTTCAAAACAGCGTCCGGCAAAAGTGGGCGCCTGTATTCGCTGCCGGCGCTGGCCAAGCAGTTCCCCAACGTCAAGCGCCTGCCCCATTCCTTGCGCATCGTTCTGGAGAGCGTGGTGCGGCATTGCGATGGCGAGAAGGTGACTGAGGCGCATGTGGCGCAATTGGCCAACTGGAAACCCAAGGCCAAGCGCAGCGCGGAGGTGCCTTTCACGGTGGCCCGCGTGGTCTTGCAGGATTTCACCGGCGTGCCGCTGCTGGCCGATCTGGCCGCCATGCGCAGCACGGCGGAGCGCCTGGGGCAAGACGCCAAGAAGATTGAGCCGCTGGTGCCGGTGGACCTGGTGGTGGACCATTCCATCATGATCGATTACTTCGGCCAGAAGAACGCGATCGACCTGAACATGAAACTGGAATTTCAGCGCAACCAGGAGCGCTACGAGTTCCTCAAATGGGGCATGCAGGCCTTTGACACCTTTGGCGTGGTGCCGCCGGGCTTTGGCATCGTGCACCAGGTCAACCTCGAGTACCTGGCGCGTGGCGTGCACATGAAGGGCGGACTCTATTACCCCGATACGCTGGTGGGAACCGACAGCCACACCACCATGATCAACGGCATTGGTGTGGTCGCCTGGGGCGTGGGTGGCATCGAGGCGGAAGCGGCCATGCTGGGACAGCCGGTCTACATTCTGACGCCGGATGTGGTCGGTTTCGAGATGACCGGACAATTGCGCGAGGGCGTGACAGCGACCGATCTGGTGTTGACCGTGACCGAAATCTTGCGGCAGCACAAGGTGGTTGGCAAGTTTGTGGAATTTTTTGGTGAAGGCACTGCCTCGCTGGCGCTGCCCGACCGCGCGACGATAGCCAACATGGCGCCCGAGTACGGCGCGACCATGGGCTTCTTCCCGGTGGATGAGCGCACGCTCGATTACTTCCGCGGTACCGGGCGCAGCAAGGCCGAGATCGAGGCCTTTGAGGCTTACTTTCGCGCGCAGGGCATGTTTGGCGTGCCCAAGGCTGGCGAGATCGACTATTCGCAGGTGGTGAAGCTCGATCTGGGCAAGGTGACGCCCAGTCTCGCCGGACCCAAGCGCCCGCAGGACCGCATCGAGCTGGGGCAGGTGGCCGACCAGTTCCGCTCGCTGTTCAGCAAGCCCAATGCCGAGAATGGGTTCAATCAGGATGCAGAACACCTGTCACTGAGGGTGCCGGTGTCTCCGGGTGGTGGACACTCGGCGGTGGGCAAGCCGGCCGATACCCCGGCTGGTGCATCGCGATCGGTGGCGGAAATGGTGAGCAATCGGCCCGTGCTGGCGGCCAAGTCGAAGCACGCAGGCCGTTCACTCACGGTGGGCCACGGTGATGTGCTGATCGCAGCCATCACCAGTTGCACCAACACCAGCAATCCCAGTGTCTTGCTCGCTGCGGGACTGCTGGCCAAGAAGGCGGTGGAGGCCGGCCTGAAGGTCGAGCCGCACATCAAAACCTCCCTGGCACCTGGCTCGCGCATCGTGACCGAGTACCTGACGGAGACGGGTTTGTTGCCTTACCTGGAGAAACTGGGCTTTGCACTGGCGGGCTACGGCTGTACCACCTGCATTGGCAATGCGGGCGACCTGACGCCAGAGCTCAACCAGGCAATCAACGACAACCAGCTGGTGTGTTCTGCGGTGCTGTCGGGCAACCGCAACTTCGAAGCCCGCATCCATCCGAACATCAAAGCCAACTTTCTCGCAAGCCCGCCACTTGTCGTGGCTTACGCGATTGCGGGCACGGTACTGACCGATCTGATGACCGACCCCGTGGGTGTGGGCAAAGGTGGCAAGCCGGTGTACCTGGGCGATATCTGGCCCAGCAGCGATGAAATTCACGCGTTGTTGAAATATGCAATGAAGGGCAAAGCCTACCGCAGCAATTACGAACTGGTGAAGTCCGAGCCGGGCAAGCTGTGGGGGAAAATCAAGGGCGTGAGCGGCAACGCCTACACCTGGCCCGACAGCACCTACATCGCCGAGCCGCCGTTTTTCGATGGGTTCGCAGTTGCCGAGCCTGCTGCCGAAAAGCCAGCGGTGCTGGGCGCAGGCGTGATGGCCTTGTTTGGGGACTCCATCACCACCGACCACATTTCGCCTGCAGGTTCAATCAAGGAGAGCTCACCTGCGGGCGAGTGGCTGAAATCACGCGGCGTCATGAAGGCCGACTTCAACAGCTACGGCGCACGCCGCGGGAATCACGACGTGATGATGCGCGGCACGTTTGCCAATGTGCGCATCAAAAACCTGATGCTGCCTGCGGGACCGGATGGTTCGCGCGAGGAGGGTGGTTTCACCTTGTTCGAGGGCAAGGGTGCGAAGGTTGCGATCTTCGACGCGGCCCAACGCTACATGGCCGCAGGTCGCCCCACGGTGGTTTTTGCGGGCGAAGAATACGGCACCGGTTCCAGCCGTGACTGGGCAGCCAAAGGCACGCAGTTGCTCGGTATTCGTGCCGTGATTGCGCGCAGTTTCGAGCGCATTCACCGCAGCAACCTGGTGGGCATGGGCGTGTTGCCACTGCAGTTCAAGGCGGGTGAGTCGTGGGAAACGCTCGGGTTGAAGGGTGATGAATCGGTGGATGTGTTCCCGCACCCCAAGCTCTTGCCGCAAAGCAAGGCCAAGCTGGTGATCACGCGCGCCAACGGCGAAACCGTGGAAACCACGGTCACCCTGCGCATCGATACGCCAGTAGAGGTGAGCTATTACCAGGCGGGCGGCATTTTGCCTTACGTATTGAGGCAGTTGCTGAGCGCTTGA
- a CDS encoding S1C family serine protease, with translation MRKPALYSSSRRLGALAQPLVSEAEAASAREEQIIRPASTLGRVGRSPLAMWSALAMLAGLLVVSLFWRPMPTTGALTQKDIDAAVLRTLTTQTLPSAAARAAEKIRPSVVRVAGLAKNKKGEEIETSVGTGVVIVDKGVILTNLHVVQGARIVRLTFDDGTESDATVKAVQADRDLAVLQADVVPDDLHAATLRSSSDLLPGETVVAVGFPFGIGPSVSAGVVSGLNRDFRSQEGAQEIGNLIQFDAAANPGNSGGPLVTLNGEVVGIVTGILNPTNHRTFVGIGFAVPIEGAAAAAGMPPF, from the coding sequence ATGCGAAAGCCAGCTCTCTACAGTTCATCCAGGCGCCTCGGCGCCCTGGCTCAGCCGCTGGTGTCTGAGGCGGAAGCGGCGTCTGCTCGGGAGGAGCAGATCATTCGCCCCGCATCAACGCTCGGGCGGGTCGGGCGCAGCCCGTTGGCCATGTGGTCGGCGCTGGCGATGTTGGCGGGCTTGTTGGTGGTGAGCTTGTTCTGGCGTCCGATGCCAACCACAGGCGCACTGACTCAAAAGGACATCGACGCTGCCGTGCTTCGCACTCTCACCACGCAAACTTTGCCATCGGCTGCCGCACGCGCGGCTGAAAAAATTCGCCCTTCCGTGGTGCGTGTTGCTGGGCTGGCAAAGAACAAAAAGGGCGAAGAGATCGAAACCAGCGTGGGCACGGGCGTGGTGATTGTTGACAAGGGCGTGATCCTGACCAACCTGCATGTGGTGCAAGGGGCACGGATCGTTCGCCTGACCTTTGATGATGGCACCGAGTCGGACGCAACGGTCAAGGCCGTTCAGGCCGATCGTGACCTGGCCGTTTTGCAGGCCGATGTGGTTCCAGATGATTTGCACGCAGCCACGCTGCGCTCTTCATCGGATTTGTTGCCAGGCGAGACCGTGGTTGCTGTTGGCTTTCCATTTGGCATTGGCCCGTCGGTGTCGGCCGGCGTGGTTTCCGGTCTGAACCGGGATTTCAGATCGCAGGAGGGCGCACAAGAAATTGGCAACCTGATCCAGTTTGATGCGGCGGCCAACCCGGGCAACTCGGGCGGGCCATTGGTGACCTTGAATGGCGAGGTGGTGGGTATCGTGACGGGTATTCTGAATCCCACCAATCACCGGACGTTTGTGGGCATTGGATTTGCGGTGCCCATTGAAGGAGCGGCGGCGGCGGCGGGGATGCCGCCGTTTTGA
- a CDS encoding AAA family ATPase — translation MEQILYEVKRVVVGQDRFLERVMVAMLAQGHLLVEGVPGLAKTLTVKTLAEVVQGRFKRIQFTPDLVPADLVGTRIYNQKTGDFSTSLGPVFANLLLADEINRAPAKVQSALLEVMQERQVTIAGETHFVPSPFLVMATQNPIETEGTYPLPEAQVDRFLMKVQLDYPTDEEEFVIVERVTGPKVLVNAVATTEQLGELQAQCRSVYVDPALVQYAVKLVSATRAPERHGLKELAGLITYGASPRATIGLVEGARALALLRGRTYALPADMVDLVPDVLRHRVVLSYEGLSEGLTSEALIDRIMAAVKPPAKLLAPEQRAA, via the coding sequence ATGGAGCAGATCCTTTACGAGGTGAAGCGGGTTGTTGTGGGGCAGGACCGCTTTCTGGAGCGGGTGATGGTCGCCATGCTGGCGCAGGGGCATTTGCTGGTAGAGGGTGTGCCGGGTTTGGCGAAAACACTCACGGTCAAGACCTTGGCCGAGGTGGTGCAGGGTCGTTTCAAGCGCATACAGTTCACGCCCGATCTGGTGCCGGCCGATTTGGTGGGCACACGCATCTACAACCAGAAAACCGGCGATTTCAGCACCTCGCTGGGGCCGGTTTTTGCCAACCTGTTGCTGGCCGATGAGATCAACCGGGCTCCGGCCAAGGTGCAGAGCGCGCTGCTCGAAGTGATGCAGGAGCGGCAGGTCACGATCGCCGGTGAAACCCACTTCGTGCCCAGCCCTTTTCTGGTGATGGCTACGCAGAATCCGATTGAAACCGAAGGTACGTATCCGCTTCCTGAGGCACAGGTGGACCGCTTTCTGATGAAGGTGCAACTGGACTACCCGACCGATGAAGAAGAGTTTGTGATCGTGGAGCGTGTCACGGGCCCGAAGGTGCTGGTAAACGCAGTCGCCACCACCGAACAACTGGGCGAATTGCAAGCCCAATGCCGCTCGGTGTATGTGGACCCGGCACTGGTTCAGTACGCCGTGAAGCTGGTGTCGGCCACCCGTGCTCCAGAGCGGCACGGCTTGAAAGAACTCGCTGGGCTGATCACCTATGGCGCCAGCCCCCGGGCAACGATTGGCCTGGTGGAGGGCGCCAGAGCCTTGGCCCTTTTGCGTGGCCGCACCTATGCCTTGCCTGCCGACATGGTTGATCTCGTGCCCGATGTCTTGCGCCACCGCGTGGTTTTGTCGTATGAGGGTCTGTCCGAGGGCCTGACCAGCGAAGCATTGATTGACCGCATCATGGCGGCCGTGAAGCCGCCTGCCAAACTGTTGGCGCCAGAGCAGCGCGCTGCATAG
- a CDS encoding glycosyltransferase family 2 protein has translation MQKNHTRHTERITVITVNFRTPELVVDLIESVASQRITIPGIDMYIVDNASGDHSIETIKNHLKDKCHHWVTLIASPVNGGFSAGNNLALKRVIGCATTDFVWLLNPDTRLLPEAGNELLGFIKKENSTVIAGSRLEDADGTPQVSAFNFPGVISEMCRGFNLGLMDRLFRRFIVPKPVSEMAEPCDWLAGASILMSTETIRTVGFMDENYFLYFEEVDYCLQAKRKRIQCWYVPTSRVYHAVGASTKISDSRTKRPGIPQYWFDSRRRFFLKNRGPLSLLAADLLFMIGHSTWFLRGKIQPGGQSGALKMMPPHYFRDFFRNSALVRGLTFKK, from the coding sequence ATGCAAAAAAATCACACCAGGCATACAGAAAGAATTACAGTCATCACTGTCAACTTCCGAACGCCTGAGCTGGTTGTTGATCTGATAGAAAGTGTCGCAAGCCAGAGAATTACCATTCCGGGTATCGATATGTATATCGTGGACAACGCTTCGGGAGATCATTCAATTGAAACCATCAAAAACCACTTGAAAGACAAGTGCCATCATTGGGTCACATTGATCGCATCACCTGTGAATGGTGGATTTTCAGCTGGAAACAATCTAGCGCTGAAAAGGGTTATTGGGTGTGCAACGACCGACTTTGTGTGGCTGCTGAATCCTGATACCCGGCTGCTACCGGAAGCAGGAAACGAATTGCTCGGATTCATAAAGAAAGAGAACAGCACAGTCATCGCAGGATCTCGACTGGAAGATGCCGATGGCACGCCTCAAGTGTCAGCCTTCAACTTCCCGGGTGTTATCAGCGAGATGTGCAGGGGTTTTAACCTTGGCCTCATGGACCGCTTATTCCGGAGATTCATCGTACCCAAACCTGTCAGCGAAATGGCTGAACCCTGCGACTGGCTTGCAGGCGCCTCCATTCTAATGTCCACCGAAACCATAAGAACCGTTGGATTCATGGACGAAAACTATTTTTTGTATTTTGAAGAAGTTGACTATTGCCTTCAGGCAAAGCGAAAACGTATTCAGTGCTGGTACGTGCCCACCAGCCGGGTTTACCATGCAGTTGGAGCCTCCACAAAGATTTCTGACAGCAGAACCAAAAGACCCGGTATTCCTCAATACTGGTTTGACTCCAGGAGGCGCTTTTTTTTAAAGAATCGGGGCCCTTTGTCGCTTCTGGCTGCCGACCTCCTTTTCATGATTGGCCACTCAACGTGGTTTCTGAGGGGAAAAATCCAACCTGGCGGACAATCAGGTGCCTTAAAAATGATGCCGCCACATTATTTCAGGGATTTTTTCCGAAACTCTGCCCTGGTGAGGGGACTCACGTTTAAAAAATGA
- a CDS encoding VWA domain-containing protein produces the protein MDFIWPDFLWGLAALPVLLLLYWWLMGRRRRATVRLASVAVVREALIGKGPGWRRHVPPMLLFMAVASLLLASARPVAQLPLPTTEQTIILAMDVSGSMRATDVEPNRLVASQVAAKAFLAELPRQVKVGIVAFAGTAQVVQPVTLSREDLNAAIDKFQLQRATAIGSAIVVALSELFPDQGIDLGRMTFAARGDPLAPQGRAIGQTVIEKPFEPVEPGSFRSAAVILLTDGQRTTGVDTTEAAEMAAERGVRIYTVGVGTVEGEVIGFEGWSMRVRLDEDTLKDVARITQGSYFYAGTAESLKKVYESLGSRLSVQTKEVELSGLLALLGALLVVLSAGLSLWWFHRVA, from the coding sequence GTGGATTTCATCTGGCCCGATTTTTTGTGGGGCCTGGCAGCCTTGCCGGTGTTGCTGCTGCTGTATTGGTGGTTGATGGGTCGGCGCCGGCGCGCCACGGTGCGGCTGGCCAGTGTGGCGGTGGTACGCGAGGCGCTGATCGGCAAGGGCCCGGGTTGGCGGCGCCATGTGCCGCCGATGCTGTTGTTCATGGCCGTGGCGTCTTTGTTGCTTGCGTCGGCTCGACCGGTGGCCCAGTTGCCATTGCCAACCACCGAGCAGACGATTATTTTGGCCATGGATGTGTCGGGCAGCATGCGCGCCACCGATGTTGAACCCAACCGTTTGGTGGCCTCTCAGGTGGCAGCCAAGGCCTTTCTGGCTGAGCTGCCTCGTCAGGTGAAGGTGGGCATCGTGGCGTTCGCGGGCACCGCGCAAGTGGTGCAACCCGTTACCCTAAGCCGCGAAGACCTGAATGCGGCCATCGACAAATTTCAGTTGCAGCGCGCCACGGCCATTGGCAGCGCCATCGTGGTGGCCTTGTCGGAGCTGTTTCCCGATCAGGGTATCGACCTGGGTCGCATGACCTTTGCGGCGCGGGGCGATCCGTTGGCGCCGCAAGGGCGCGCCATTGGGCAAACCGTGATCGAGAAGCCTTTTGAACCGGTAGAGCCGGGCTCCTTTCGGTCGGCGGCGGTGATTTTGCTCACCGATGGTCAGCGCACCACGGGGGTGGACACGACCGAGGCTGCGGAGATGGCCGCTGAGCGGGGCGTGCGCATCTACACGGTGGGTGTGGGCACGGTGGAGGGCGAAGTGATTGGTTTTGAGGGCTGGTCGATGCGGGTTCGGCTGGACGAGGACACCCTGAAGGACGTGGCCCGCATCACGCAAGGCAGTTACTTCTATGCCGGCACCGCCGAAAGCTTGAAGAAAGTCTACGAATCACTGGGCTCTCGTTTGTCGGTGCAAACCAAGGAGGTTGAACTATCCGGGTTGCTGGCCCTGCTGGGAGCGTTGCTGGTGGTGTTGTCCGCCGGCCTGTCACTCTGGTGGTTCCACCGTGTGGCGTGA
- a CDS encoding DUF58 domain-containing protein, giving the protein MFGLFRSSSSATPQEVPSERADALLQRLEWTVLRRLDGLLQGDHRTLMRGNGLDLADLREYQHHDDVRHMDWNVTARLQQPHVRVFTEDREMAAWFLLDLSPSVDFGSGSQRKSDMLLGFVGVLARLLGRHGNRVGAMLWGAGGNAVLPARGGRAQVLQLLDRIRKAERNSGVDEGVTRLADLLRAASHTVHQRSTLFVVSDFISEPGWEKPLGELAMRHDVVAVRLLDPLELALPDLGMLTVRDAETGEQLLVDTHDTGFRQRYARIAAQREAQLRESLGRAGVDTLELATDDDLFTAVLRFVELRGHRARARVGGKRLLPGHIAPTVGGMV; this is encoded by the coding sequence GTGTTTGGTTTGTTCAGGTCTTCATCGAGTGCCACGCCACAGGAGGTACCGTCTGAGCGTGCCGACGCGTTGTTGCAGCGGCTTGAATGGACCGTCTTGCGGCGGCTCGACGGATTGCTGCAAGGAGACCACCGCACCTTGATGCGTGGCAACGGCTTGGATCTGGCTGACCTGCGCGAATACCAGCACCACGATGATGTGCGGCACATGGACTGGAACGTGACCGCCAGGCTCCAGCAACCGCATGTGCGGGTGTTCACGGAAGACCGTGAAATGGCGGCCTGGTTTTTGCTCGACCTGAGCCCGTCAGTGGACTTCGGATCGGGTTCGCAACGCAAGAGCGATATGTTGTTGGGCTTTGTGGGCGTATTGGCACGGTTGCTCGGGCGCCATGGCAACCGTGTGGGCGCGATGCTGTGGGGCGCGGGTGGCAACGCGGTGTTGCCGGCCCGGGGTGGGCGGGCGCAGGTGTTGCAGCTGCTGGATCGCATTCGCAAGGCCGAGCGCAACAGCGGGGTTGACGAAGGCGTGACCCGGCTGGCCGATTTGCTGCGCGCTGCGAGCCACACCGTTCACCAACGCAGCACCTTGTTTGTGGTCTCCGATTTCATCAGTGAGCCTGGCTGGGAGAAGCCGCTTGGCGAGCTGGCGATGCGCCACGATGTGGTGGCCGTTCGGCTGCTCGATCCATTGGAGCTGGCTTTGCCCGACCTGGGCATGCTTACCGTGCGTGATGCCGAAACCGGTGAGCAGTTGCTGGTGGACACCCACGACACGGGTTTTCGCCAGCGCTATGCCCGCATCGCTGCCCAGCGCGAGGCGCAGTTGCGTGAGAGCCTGGGCCGCGCGGGGGTGGACACGCTGGAGCTCGCCACGGATGACGACCTGTTCACCGCCGTGCTTCGCTTTGTTGAATTGCGCGGCCATCGGGCCCGCGCCCGGGTGGGTGGCAAGCGGCTCCTGCCTGGGCACATTGCGCCAACGGTGGGGGGCATGGTGTGA
- a CDS encoding serine O-acetyltransferase: protein MKALRSSIKSDWINHGRDWTKPGFRALAIYRIGVWRMTIDNPWIRKPVSFIYRVLYRLVRNLYGIEIPYTATLGNDVIIEHQHSIVVHGLSAIGDGTIIRQGVTIGIKNLDDLDGVPIIGKRVNIGAGAVILGRIHVGDGATIGANSVVVHDVPAGITVVGIPAKPIRPT from the coding sequence ATGAAAGCACTGCGAAGCTCAATCAAGAGCGACTGGATCAATCATGGCCGGGACTGGACAAAGCCGGGATTCAGGGCCCTTGCCATTTACCGGATCGGGGTCTGGCGCATGACCATAGACAACCCGTGGATCAGGAAGCCTGTCTCTTTCATCTACCGGGTTCTCTATCGTTTGGTCCGGAACCTGTATGGGATTGAAATACCGTATACGGCAACATTGGGCAATGACGTGATCATTGAGCACCAGCACAGTATTGTTGTCCATGGGCTGTCTGCCATAGGGGATGGCACCATCATTCGACAAGGGGTGACGATCGGCATCAAGAATCTCGACGATCTTGATGGGGTTCCGATCATAGGCAAACGGGTCAACATCGGAGCGGGGGCCGTCATTCTGGGCAGGATCCATGTTGGCGATGGAGCCACCATTGGAGCCAATTCGGTGGTGGTCCACGATGTCCCTGCAGGAATTACCGTTGTCGGCATACCCGCGAAGCCGATCAGGCCAACATGA
- a CDS encoding FAD-dependent monooxygenase yields the protein MTEQVVVAGGGIGGLGAALALSREGVAVDLLEQASAFGEVGAGLQLGPNAVRVLDAWGLLGALKGVAAFPEALRVRDVSKGTALGALTLGFEARQRYGQVYATVHRADLHGLLLEAVERQSGVRLRLNQRVASYVEGGSGIRVTDEDGSLFEGQALLGCDGLWSRVRSQMLGAQPVRSSGHLAYRGLVRTGDLPPSLRACVVTAWLGPRLHAVHYPVRRGDWFNVVVVVQGVIGQGHGGEVGSDPQSWTHEAHAADLRRTLGPVSSDLLAVVDAVGDWKLWPLNDRAPMAGAREHAQGRVALLGDAAHPLRPYLAQGAAMALEDAWTMGQLVGEANSQPVNWPELLQRFARTRWQRNARVQSRSARNGTIFHAEGPLRWSRNAAMWALGETLLDNPWLYEGPPAPVA from the coding sequence ATGACTGAACAAGTGGTTGTTGCGGGCGGCGGCATCGGTGGGCTGGGTGCAGCTCTGGCCCTGTCGCGCGAGGGCGTGGCCGTGGACTTGCTGGAGCAGGCCTCTGCTTTTGGCGAGGTCGGGGCTGGTTTGCAGCTGGGCCCGAACGCGGTGCGCGTGCTCGATGCCTGGGGCTTGCTGGGTGCTTTGAAGGGCGTGGCGGCATTTCCGGAGGCCTTGCGTGTTCGCGATGTGAGCAAGGGCACGGCCTTGGGTGCGTTGACGCTGGGGTTTGAGGCCAGGCAACGCTACGGTCAGGTCTATGCCACGGTTCACAGAGCCGATTTGCATGGTTTGTTGCTGGAAGCTGTCGAGCGCCAAAGTGGGGTTCGACTGCGTTTGAATCAGCGCGTGGCCTCTTATGTCGAGGGTGGCAGCGGCATCAGGGTGACGGACGAAGACGGATCACTTTTCGAAGGGCAAGCCCTCCTGGGATGTGATGGCTTGTGGAGCCGCGTGCGAAGCCAGATGCTGGGAGCGCAGCCGGTCCGCTCCAGTGGGCATTTGGCCTATCGGGGCTTGGTGCGCACGGGTGACCTGCCTCCCTCACTGCGGGCTTGCGTCGTGACCGCTTGGCTGGGGCCCAGGTTGCATGCCGTGCATTACCCGGTGCGCAGGGGTGACTGGTTCAACGTGGTGGTGGTTGTGCAAGGTGTGATCGGGCAAGGCCATGGCGGTGAAGTGGGCAGCGATCCACAGAGCTGGACCCATGAAGCCCACGCCGCGGACCTGCGCCGAACGCTGGGCCCGGTCAGCAGCGATTTGCTGGCGGTGGTTGATGCGGTGGGTGACTGGAAGCTGTGGCCTTTGAACGACCGCGCTCCCATGGCGGGCGCACGGGAGCACGCACAGGGACGGGTCGCGCTGCTGGGCGATGCAGCCCACCCGCTGCGCCCCTACCTGGCGCAGGGGGCCGCGATGGCGCTGGAAGATGCCTGGACCATGGGGCAACTGGTCGGCGAGGCAAACAGCCAGCCAGTGAATTGGCCCGAGCTGTTGCAGCGCTTCGCCCGTACGCGCTGGCAGCGCAACGCCCGCGTGCAATCAAGGTCGGCACGCAATGGAACCATCTTCCACGCGGAGGGGCCTCTGCGTTGGTCGCGCAACGCAGCGATGTGGGCTTTGGGCGAAACCTTGCTGGACAACCCCTGGCTGTACGAAGGCCCTCCCGCGCCCGTGGCTTGA